The Coffea arabica cultivar ET-39 chromosome 4e, Coffea Arabica ET-39 HiFi, whole genome shotgun sequence genome includes a window with the following:
- the LOC113742188 gene encoding uncharacterized protein: MAGRTLVYGQGGAGGASNMSSFLLQNQRVGCSSSSQPHHDSLFISSSSPSFLGSRSMVSFEDVNGRKRSNNSFYHSYDQEERVDEELEEYFRQPEKKRRLTADQVLFLEKSFEDENKLEPERKAELAKELGLQPRQIAVWFQNRRARWKTKQLEKDYETLQASYDNLKADYDNLLKEKEQLKAEVVHMTEKLLLKEKENENSKLSHSSSLSAAPAKGSTADSACEDEVSKVSAVALKQEDLSSAKSDVLDSDSPHYTDGVHSSLLEPGDSSYALEQDQSDLSQDEEDDITKTLMHPAYLFLKMEDSDYHDPQSSCYYGFPVEDQAFGFWSY, encoded by the exons ATGGCAGGTAGGACTCTGGTTTATGGCCAGGGTGGTGCTGGTGGTGCTTCGAATATGAGTAGTTTTTTGCTTCAGAATCAAAGAGTTGGTTGCTCTTCATCGTCTCAGCCTCATCATGATTCCCTCTTCATCTCCAGCTCTTCGCCTTCTTTTCTTG gttcccgATCAATGGTAAGCTTTGAAGATGTTAATGGGCGGAAGAGATCAAACAACTCATTCTATCACTCGTATGATCAAGAGGAGAGAGTGGATGAGGAATTGGAGGAGTACTTTCGACAACCAGAGAAGAAGAGGCGGCTTACTGCAGACCAAGTTCTGTTTCTGGAGAAGAGCTTTGAGGACGAGAACAAACTTGAACCAGAAAGGAAGGCTGAACTTGCTAAGGAGCTTGGCTTGCAACCCCGGCAGATTGCAGTATGGTTTCAAAACCGTCGTGCACGATGGAAGACAAAGCAGCTGGAGAAAGACTATGAGACATTGCAAGCTAGCTATGATAACCTGAAAGCAGATTATGACAATCTACTGAAGGAGAAAGAGCAGCTAAAAGCTGAG GTTGTTCACATGACAGAGAAGCTCCTCctcaaagaaaaagagaatgaaaattcaaaattgtcTCATAGCAGCAGCCTCTCTGCTGCACCGGCAAAAGGATCCACTGCTGATTCAGCTTGCGAGGATGAAGTATCAAAAGTATCAGCTGTGGCTCTGAAGCAGGAAGATCTAAGCTCTGCTAAAAGTGATGTATTGGATTCAGACAGCCCTCATTACACTGATGGAGTTCACTCTTCTCTCCTGGAACCAGGTGATTCTTCATATGCCTTGGAACAGGATCAGTCTGATCTCTCGCAGGATGAAGAAGATGACATAACTAAGACTCTAATGCATCCAGCATATCTTTTCCTGAAGATGGAAGATTCTGATTATCACGACCCTCAAAGCTCATGTTACTATGGATTTCCCGTTGAAGATCAGGCATTCGGTTTCTGGTCATACTGA
- the LOC113742190 gene encoding uncharacterized protein, translated as MGLQNYLLKPPAPVSSSAPPLNSQLIVHSCSNIYSCKSNKKQTKLCNLVTSLGLHSHDGKRFTSVRRKGELRIVASSSSSSSNVPAPFWDSWAPQKGTQAPSLSDIFWPSAGAFAAMAILGKIDQILAPKGISMTIAPLGAVCAVLFATPSAPGARKYNLFMAQIGCAAIGVIAFTVFGPGWLARSSGLAAAIAFMICTRAVHPPAAGLPLLFIDAPKLHRLNFWYALFPGAAACILLCLIQEMVCYLKDNFKF; from the exons ATGGGGTTGCAGAATTATCTTCTGAAGCCACCAGCACCAGTTTCATCATCAGCACCTCCATTGAATTCACAATTAATAGTACATTCTTGCAGTAACATCTATAGCTGCAAGAGCAATAAGAAGCAAACGAAACTCTGCAATCTTGTAACTTCACTTGGATTGCATTCTCATGATGGAAAGAGATTCACAAGTGTAAGAAGAAAAGGGGAGCTCAGAATTgtagcatcatcatcatcatcatcaagcAATGTACCTGCACCATTCTGGGATAGTTGGGCACCTCAAAAGGGCACTCAAGCTCCTTCCCTCAGCGACATTTTCTGGCCTTCTGCAG GGGCGTTTGCTGCAATGGCAATACTAGGAAAGATTGACCAAATATTGGCACCAAAAGGAATTTCAATGACTATTGCCCCACTAGGAGCTGTTTGTGCAGTCCTATTTGCCACCCCCTCTGCTCCAGGTGCTAGG AAGTACAATCTGTTCATGGCTCAAATTGGTTGTGCAGCTATTGGTGTTATAGCCTTTACAGTTTTTGGTCCAGGATGGTTGGCTAGGAGCAGTGGCCTAGCCGCAGCCATAGCATTCATGATCTGCACTCGTGCCGTACATCCACCTG CTGCCGGCTTACCTCTGTTGTTCATTGATGCTCCTAAACTGCATCGCCTCAACTTTTGGTATGCTCTGTTCCCCGGGGCTGCTGCATGCATTCTCTTATGTTTAATT CAAGAGATGGTTTGTTACCTGaaggataatttcaaattttga